In Pirellulales bacterium, a genomic segment contains:
- a CDS encoding phosphoribosylaminoimidazolesuccinocarboxamide synthase: MPLPATLETHLPSLPLRRGKVRDVYDLGETLLLVATDRISAFDWVLPNGIPDKGKILTQLSQFWFEQLDVPHHVITCDVEAMPLAAADRRQLAGRAMLVRKTQVVPIECVARGYLSGSGWKEYLRQGTVCDLTLPAGLRESDRLSGPIFTPATKATSGHDENISFEAVCGAVGAELAAELRRRTLEVYRRGADYAVERGIIIADTKFEWGIVREPAGERRLILIDEVFTPDSSRFWPADQYRPGRGQASFDKQFVRDWLESVGWDKQSPPPRLPDEVVERTREKYLEAYQILTGRQPEL, from the coding sequence ATGCCACTTCCGGCCACTTTGGAAACACATTTGCCGTCACTGCCTTTGCGAAGGGGCAAGGTGCGGGACGTCTACGACCTTGGCGAAACGCTGTTGCTCGTAGCCACCGACCGGATCAGCGCCTTCGATTGGGTGCTTCCCAACGGCATTCCCGACAAAGGAAAGATCCTTACTCAGTTGAGCCAGTTCTGGTTCGAGCAATTGGACGTACCCCATCACGTAATCACCTGCGACGTCGAGGCGATGCCGTTGGCAGCCGCGGACCGCCGCCAGCTTGCCGGCCGCGCCATGCTGGTCCGCAAAACGCAGGTGGTGCCGATCGAATGTGTGGCCCGCGGCTATCTCAGCGGATCGGGCTGGAAAGAGTATCTTCGCCAGGGAACCGTCTGCGACCTCACTTTACCCGCCGGACTCCGCGAAAGCGATAGGCTCAGCGGACCGATCTTCACGCCGGCGACCAAAGCGACCAGTGGGCACGACGAAAACATTTCGTTCGAGGCCGTTTGCGGCGCGGTCGGCGCGGAGCTGGCCGCCGAACTGCGGCGCCGGACGCTGGAGGTTTACCGTCGCGGCGCCGACTATGCGGTGGAGCGCGGAATTATCATTGCCGACACTAAATTCGAGTGGGGGATCGTGAGGGAGCCGGCAGGCGAGCGACGTCTCATTTTGATCGACGAGGTGTTCACGCCCGACAGCTCGCGGTTTTGGCCGGCGGATCAATATCGGCCGGGCCGTGGCCAGGCGTCGTTCGACAAGCAATTCGTGCGCGATTGGCTGGAGAGCGTCGGCTGGGACAAGCAAAGCCCTCCGCCGCGGCTGCCCGACGAGGTCGTCGAGCGCACGCGGGAGAAATACCTGGAAGCCTACCAGATACTCACCGGCCGGCAGCCCGAGTTGTAA